A genomic segment from Macrobrachium rosenbergii isolate ZJJX-2024 chromosome 30, ASM4041242v1, whole genome shotgun sequence encodes:
- the LOC136854743 gene encoding cingulin-like encodes MKEKKKTKSFGAKLRIKGVLSIFKKSLRILNPEPGVNSGLQVLDTFAAAADSLEPEIIQRPNSLLAPDFAIAKPGLALLAGLALAVLWKYKIYGPKCHEMEDCVDSEWRDSEDDRETDMNGSEDDLSDSEDDLQMDMSDSDDDFDFETDVNDTEDDFEPDMSDGEDDSETEMSLVSRLEDSLELEDSDNDLETEISNVEDEEMEVMDQEIQLPGTHRDQPDVEKQMLKEALENSQVYGSRMEHLWKEAMEETVWLQNQLLDKDILLEKNAQDGADMKREIETMYLQKEQILTEKRRLEDDLELAQDRGERTEKLYKELMEKTASLQQAMVDKEIELESTIENGTKLGLKLKETETFNQVLASEKEYFERLIEDYTDALAKEQRKVENLQELLARKAIESEKDQDKLRTLEAEVQVMKNWVAELGGQNARHLEEVEENHLEITLLKKTLRKEKQRNRILQDALRHGKETEKLLEDEKKKGNEMETFLRTLKVELDNKDLQIENFLDTERKLICEKEELQKNLSVALNHGKELNSLLEEADEKSRTIANNFEEEVQKRENQIRDLLAQEEKLKGEKLVLEDKLEKAVNLLMTERMEQERANSHWQQKLQEKDKEVETLREHQRRLEEALKDQDKYMLMTLLHGTAQRNFHLQHIALQHGNEILDISEKERQEEDLQMRMEKQYRKYCDTQRERTNYGNQWEVLTHTLMDIVHGDERMPEATTGDPNKNCEIFNENLADKTCHQSNETHKEKEG; translated from the exons atgaaggagaagaagaagacaaaatctTTCGGAGCCAAGCTTCGAATCAAAGGCGTTCTTAGCATCTTCAAGAAGAGCCTCCGAATCCTGAATCCTGAGCCTG GAGTCAACAGTGGTTTACAAGTACTTGAtacttttgctgctgctgctgattcCCTTGAACCAGAAATTATCCAGCGACCGAACAGCTTGTTGGCGCCAGACTTTGCCATCGCCAAACCTGGTTTGGCCTTGTTGGCAGGCTTGGCGCTTGCTGTGCTttggaaatataaaatctatGGACCCAAATGTCATGAAATGGAAGACTGTGTGGATAGCGAATGGCGTGATAGTGAGGACGATCGTGAAACGGATATGAATGGTAGCGAAGATGATCTGAGTGACAGCGAAGATGATCTTCAAATGGATATGAGTGATAGCGatgatgattttgattttgaaacgGATGTGAACGATACCGAAGATGATTTTGAACCGGATATGAGCGATGGTGAGGATGATTCTGAAACGGAGATGAGCTTAGTGTCCAGACTGGAAGATAGTCTGGAACTGGAAGATAGTGATAATGACCTGGAAACGGAGATAAGCAACGTAGAGGACGAAGAGATGGAAGTAATGGACCAAGAAATCCAGCTGCCAGGAACACATCGAGACCAGCCAGACGTCGAAAAGCAGATGTTAAAGGAAGCACTGGAAAACAGTCAAGTTTATGGAAGTAGAATGGAACATCTTTGGAAGGAAGCAATGGAGGAGACTGTGTGGCTTCAGAACCAGCTTCTGGACAAAGATATCTTGCTGGAAAAGAATGCACAAGATGGAGCtgatatgaaaagagaaattgagaCCATGTACCTTCAAAAAGAACAAATACTAACAGAAAAGCGGCGCTTAGAAGACGATTTGGAACTCGCTCAAGACCGAGGAGAAAGAACAGAGAAGTTATATAAAGAACTGATGGAGAAAACAGCATCTCTGCAGCAGGCGATGGTCGACAAAGAAATAGAACTAGAGAGCACTATAGAGAATGGAACTAAGCTAGGCCTCAAACTGAAGGAAACCGAAACATTCAATCAAGTGCTTGCTTCGGAGAAAGAATATTTCGAGAGGCTGATAGAAGACTATACAGACGCCTTAGCCAAGGAGCAGAGGAAAGTCGAAAACCTACAAGAATTACTCGCAAGGAAAGCTATAGAGTCTGAGAAAGACCAAGACAAACTAAGGACTCTGGAGGCAGAAGTCCAGGTTATGAAGAACTGGGTGGCAGAATTAGGAGGACAGAATGCCAGGCATCTGGAAGAGGTAGAAGAAAACCACCTGGAAATAACTTTACTGAAGAAAACTTTAAGGAAGGAGAAGCAAAGGAACAGAATTCTGCAGGACGCTCTCCGTCACGGGAAGGAAACAGAGAAATTGTTGGAAGAcgaaaagaagaaagggaatgaGATGGAAACTTTCCTGAGAACCTTAAAAGTAGAGCTCGACAACAAGGACCTCCAAATAGAAAACTTCTTAGacacagaaagaaaattaatatgtgaAAAAGAAGAACTACAAAAGAATCTAAGCGTCGCTCTCAATCACGGGAAGGAACTGAACAGCCTACTGGAGGAAGCAGATGAGAAGTCAAGGACAATTGCAAACAACTTCGAGGAGGAGGTCCAGAAAAGAGAGAACCAAATACGAGATTTATTAGCCCAGGAAGAAAAGCTCAAGGGTGAAAAGCTCGTTTTGGAAGACAAATTAGAAAAAGCTGTGAATCTTCTGATGACAGAGAGGATGGAACAAGAAAGGGCAAATTCACACTGGCAgcaaaagttacaggaaaaggacAAAGAAGTGGAGACTCTCAGGGAGCACCAAAGAAGACTGGAAGAGGCTCTAAAGGACCAGGATAAATACATGTTAATGACGCTTCTCCATGGGACAGCTCAGAGGAACTTCCATCTGCAACATATTGCACTGCAGCATGGAAATGAAATCTTGGACATCAGTGAAAAGGAGAGGCAAGAAGAGGACCTGCAGATGAGAATGGAGAAGCAATACAGGAAATATTGCGATACCCAGCGTGAGAGGACCAACTACGGGAACCAGTGGGAGGTCCTAACTCACACGTTGATGGACATCGTTCACGGAGACGAGAGAATGCCAGAAGCGACTACAGGAGATCCTAACAAGAACTGCGAAATTTTCAACGAAAACCTGGCTGACAAAACTTGTCATCAAAGCAACGAGACTCACAAGGAAAAGGAGGGGTAG